GAGAGatttggatttaattaaacCCAACTGCCATATAATGGGTATTCCTGCCCTATTTCCATGAAAATTCATTTCAAGAGCAGATAGCAAGCACCAGAAGCTCCCCATTCTCCCTGCCCAACCGCATTCAAGACCCAttaccaattaattaaaaatcaagaaaGAAATTTGTGTATAAAAGatagaaattttattgatataGACAAGCGTAGATGCCATTTATTAGTGGTCCTCctgaaaatcaaaataaaggTTAATTAGTATTTGAACAAAatataacttaaaaaaatgagtAAAATTAGTTGAAGTCAGACGCCTTAAACCATCCTTAAGCCGAAGCTTTCTGGTGGAAACCGCAAAAGGAATTTGAGGTGATCATCATTCAAgaaatttatagattttataatttttataaaaaattacctGTCTATGATTCAATTTCCAATTCAGTGTCATCAATGGTCCTCCCATAATTTCAATGCCTAAAAAGaacaattatatttataagaCGCTTATAAAAATAGTTAATTATCAAAAATGTAGATGAGTTTTTATCAGGTTACAAATTGCAGCACGAGTCTAGACTCAGAACAGGTCTGTAAAAATTCATCATTTTACGGCTTTCATTATTCACTAAGTTCTTACCTTGGAAAAAGAGTCCATACTTTGGAGAGTCAAACCATGCGGCCACATaacctataaaaaaaaaccaatttttagtcagtttccaaaaggttttaattaaaattataatttttttgtacgtTTCAGTTTACACGTTGCAGCACGAGTCTAGCACTCAGAACAGGTCTGTGTATAGCAACTCATCATAAAATCTAAaccaaatttaagtttaaaagcCCCTTACCTTTAATAGGAAGTGTCCCAAGGTGTCTCAGAAGTTTCTCATGTTGCCTCGAGGTGTCTCACGCGACCCTCACATGTTTCTGAGGTTTTTTAAGCTCAATTCGACCAACCGGCTACGAATTTGTTCACTGTAAAATAGATTTTATTAATTAGGCACATGTTTTCACCATATAATTTACTTATTTCAAAAGAATTCTTTAAATATATGCCATCAGATTGCCGATTCATCTTTAAAAGAACAAATGTTGTTCAACAAGGCACTGAAAAATACAATGCCAAGTCGAGAAAATGTTCCTTCAGTCTCGTCATCAGTCTCATCATTTGaggcattttatttaaaatatgaaaattcacttttattctaccaaaaaaaattgttcacGATTGGAGCAACTTACCATCTTGagattttaaaatgaaatggaCCTTTTCAAGTCCACGTGGTGGCGAGGAAGAAGCGGTGAACTATCGATACCATAAGGCAGCCATGATTCGGAGTTCTTATCGATGATTGTCTAAATAAGtacttaaaattataaaaaatcgtttacaatttttaaacaattaattcGTTGGGAactcaataaataaaaattaatattaaatttatctttcagttatttcaattttaatacTTCTATAAATTATAAGTTATAATAGTTACAGTTATCGATAACCAAACTACAAACAGCTGATCACTTCTGCACGTGTGTTTCCTATATTTTAGTGTTTAcgttttaaaagaaataatcTTTAATAATGGTAAAATTATATAGACCCTTACATAGTATCTACAACTTACCATTTTCATTCCTTCAGGGCAAACACAAGAAAACTCAAAAAGTGAAGAAGCAGCGAAATGCCCAGCTGAAACGTTTGATGAAACCAACAGACACCAGGCTGAAGGAAAAAAACCGGGTGATAAAGGAAAAGAAGAAGGATCCGCACCAGATGAAGGTGCACGAGGCAACCCAGCAAAGCTCCGCTCTCTTCTTCCAGTACAACACCCAGCTGGGTCCTCCCTATCACATCGTCCTCGACACGAACTTTATTAATTTCAGCATCAAAAACAAACTAGATATTGTGCAGGGAATGATGGACTGCTTGTACGCAAAGTGCATACCATACATTTCAGACTGTGTACGCGCTGAGCTGGAGAAACTTGGAAACAAATACAAGCTGGCCCTGCGCATAATTTCCGATCCTCGGTTCGAGCGGCTTCCATGCCTGCACAAGGGTACCTATGCAGATGACTGCTTGGTGGAGAGGGTGCGCCAACACAAGTGCTACATTGTGGCCACCAACGACAAGGATCTGAAGAACCGCATTCGGAAGATCCCGGGAGTGCCTATTATGTACGTTGCGGCGCACAAATACGCCATTGAAAGGATGCCAGAAGCCTACGGCGTAAAGGCGTAGATAAtagtttatataattttttagactactgttttaaatatatcaatattttaagaaaatactGGTCTTTTCAATCATGCCTTAATTACCCCCAATTTAaagtaaacattttaatttatgtgtcaatgatttttattcaaaatctGGATCGCTTGGCTTCTCTGACAGTCACTTAGGCATCGGCGTGCAGACGAGCAGTGGGCTTGGACAGGAAGTCGGAGTATGCTTGGTATGGGGTGGATCCCAGGGGCATCTCCTTCCACAAATCAGGGGTGAGGTAAGCGTACGTCTTGGCGATGGCAGCATAGGTGGCCTTGGCGAAGTTGCCGAGGGTGCCAGTGGAGCCACGAGCCGAGGTGTAGCAATCCTCAATACCGGCCATGGTCAACAGCTTCTTTGGCACGGGGGCAGAGACGATGCCAGTACCACGGGGAGCTGGGATGAGACGCACGGAGACGGAGCCGCACTTGCCGGTAACCTTGCAGGGCACGGTATGGGGCTTACCGATCTTGTTACCCCAGTAGCCACGGCGCACAGGCACAACGGAGAGCTTGGCAAGAATGATGGCTCCGCGAATGGCGGTGGCCACTTCCTTGCTGCACTTGACTCCCAGACCAATGTGGCCGTTGTTGTCGCCGATAGCAACGAAAGCCTTGAAGCGGGTACGCTGACCGGCACGGGTCTGCTTCTGGACAGGCATGATCTTCAGCACCTCATCCTTCAGAGCAGAGCCCAAGAAGAAGTCGATGATCTCGAACTCTTTGATGGGGAGAGAGTACAGGTAGATCTCCTCCAGAGACTTGATCTTGCCTTCACGGACCAGACGACCAAGCTTGGTCACTGGAACCCACTCCTTGGAGTCCTCCTTGCCACGGCCGCGAGCACCGCGTCCACGGCCACGACCGCGTCCACCGCGACCACCACGAGAACCAAATCCTCCACGGAATCCACTACGGGCTGGAGCTGCGTCCGCCATTCTgcaaaaaagagaaaaataccaaattgaGGTTAGATATCGATTTATGATAATTT
This region of Drosophila bipectinata strain 14024-0381.07 chromosome 2L, DbipHiC1v2, whole genome shotgun sequence genomic DNA includes:
- the RpS2 gene encoding small ribosomal subunit protein uS5, which encodes MADAAPARSGFRGGFGSRGGRGGRGRGRGRGARGRGKEDSKEWVPVTKLGRLVREGKIKSLEEIYLYSLPIKEFEIIDFFLGSALKDEVLKIMPVQKQTRAGQRTRFKAFVAIGDNNGHIGLGVKCSKEVATAIRGAIILAKLSVVPVRRGYWGNKIGKPHTVPCKVTGKCGSVSVRLIPAPRGTGIVSAPVPKKLLTMAGIEDCYTSARGSTGTLGNFAKATYAAIAKTYAYLTPDLWKEMPLGSTPYQAYSDFLSKPTARLHADA
- the Bka gene encoding rRNA-processing protein FCF1 homolog, coding for MGKHKKTQKVKKQRNAQLKRLMKPTDTRLKEKNRVIKEKKKDPHQMKVHEATQQSSALFFQYNTQLGPPYHIVLDTNFINFSIKNKLDIVQGMMDCLYAKCIPYISDCVRAELEKLGNKYKLALRIISDPRFERLPCLHKGTYADDCLVERVRQHKCYIVATNDKDLKNRIRKIPGVPIMYVAAHKYAIERMPEAYGVKA